The DNA segment CGCGACGACCGGCCCCTTCCCGCACGGCAGCGAGAACGGCCGGGACTCCCTCGGCTGTGGGGTCCGGTACTGGTCGAGGGCCGGGATGTAGGCCTCCGTCAGGCCCACCGGCAGCCGTAGGTCCTCGTCCACCATCGGGTTGTAGAGGGTGAGCGGGGCGGTCTCGGTGATGGTGATGTCCAGCCGGTCGGTCGTGATGGGCGGGAAGCGGACCCAGCCGTTCTCGTCGACCCCGGCGATCACGGCACCGTCCGGTGAGCTGATGTGCACCTCGGTCGGACGCGTGGCCAGACCGCCCGCCGGCGCCAGCACGATCTCCCCCACGGCCTGCTTTCCGGGCCAGCGGAGGTGGATCGTGGGCCGGTCGCCCGCGATCCACGCCGTGGTCAGGTCGCCGTCGGTGAGGTTGCGCGGCGACAGGCCCGCCCCCAGCCGGGCGGTGGAGTCGGCGGTGGCGACGATCCGGTTCTGCTGCTCCGGCGCCACCTCGTACAGCAGCCGGTCCAGCTCCTCGCCCGCGACCGGCACCGCACTCGCCCGCACCTCGTACGTCCCCGCCGTCGACGTCGTGAAGCGCCGGTGCAGACCGGCCTCCGTGCCCGTCGGCGACAGGCCCGTGGCGTCGGCCGTACGGGACAGGGAGACGATCTCGGCTGCGGCCCCCGACTTCCCGGCGTCGGCGGGCAGCCGCAGCAGCCGGGTCACCTGTACGTCAGGCAGGTCGATCTCGGAGAAGCCCGCCCCGGTCAGTCCGGGCCGCCGGGAGACGGAGTCCGTGATCGTCAGCTTCATCCAACTCGTCTCACCCGCAGGCACCTTGACCGTCTGCGTCGTTCCGTCGGGCCGCAGGACCGAGCTCACCGCCCCCTTCTCCGTCTCCACCCGCACCCGCGTCGCAGCCTCCCGCACACCCTCCTGCGGCAGCGGCCTGACCTTGAAGGACGACGGCATGTCGTACGAGCCGCCCGCGAACGCGATCCGCAGCCACTCGCCGACCGGCGACCCCTCCGAGCCCTCCGTCCACGCGGTGTCCGGGTTGCCGTCGAAGGCGTTCACCGGGTCGAACTGCGGGAGATGGAAGAGCCAGCTGCCGTACGACGAGGCCGTCACCGACCGTGCGCCGCGCAGCTCGGCCACCGTCTGGTGGCCGAGGCCGGACGTCGGCAGGATCTGGTGCGGCTCTTCGCCCGCGTCCTGCGCGGCATCGGGCGCGTTGCGCTCGCCGCGCGTGTACGTGTACGACGTGTTGGCGTTGACCAGCCCGAACCGGGTGTCCGCCCGCCGCAGCCCGTCCCCGATCACCTGCACCGGAGGCGAGCCGAGCCCTGGGTGGTTGTCACCGGTCAGCACGCTTGCCCTGCCACGCAGTTCGGAGGCCAGCGGCAGCAGCGCCTCCGGACCGCCGGAGACGACGGCCGTGTCGGCCACCGGCTGCAGCCCGGCCTGGTGCGGGCGCGGCACGTCCGCGGCGGCCGGCTTGTAGATCTCCACCGCCCGCTGCCGCGGATACAGCCCCTCCACCTGCAGCGGAGTGCCCGGCGCGATCGTCCCGCCGGTCGTGACCGGCCCGAGGCCCGTCACCCGCTCGTATCCGGACTGCTCAAGAGTCCGCTTCACCGTCGTCGTCGGTATGTGGCCGATCTGGTCGGGGTCGAGGTCATTGCGGACGACGACGTAGTAGATCCCGGCGCGGCTCAAGTAGTCCGCCAGTCCCGGCACTTGGCTGCCGCTGACCAGCGCCTGCTCCACGGCGTCCATCGCGCGCCGGTTGCCGGGGGTGCCGAAGGGGACGTAGTCCCGCTGCGCCCAGCGTGAGTCGGCGAGGACGTCCAGGGGCTGGTCGATGGTCGAGCCCCAGGTGTGGATGCCGTGCGCGGTGGCCGGCACGACGAGGGCGCGGGCGTCGGGGGAGTACTTCTCCAGCCAGTCGGCCGTGCCCTGCCAGTACTTGGGGATCTCCTTGAAGGACCCGGGGTTGAGGATCGAGCCGTTGAGGTACGGCCACATCAGCCCCGGCAGCACCAGCACGGCCGCGATCAGCGGCGCGAACCGCCGCCCCCGCACCGGCCGTGCCCCGCGCGCCTGGGCCGCCACGCCCGCCAGATGGGCGAGGCCCAGCACCAGCGCCAGGGCGAGCCCCGTCTGGAACTTGTAGATGTTGCGGAAGGGGACGAGCCCGCCGTCCAGCCAGTCCTGCACGACCCCGTGGAAGGGTGCCCCGAACGACCCGCCGTACCCGGCGAGCAGGATCAGCGCGACCGTCACCACGGTCAGCACCAGCCACCGCCGCTCCGGCATGTCCCGCCGGGCCAGCCCCGCGAGCCCCAGCCCGGCCGCGAGCGCCGAGCAGACGATCACGACGACGGACGCGGCGACGGTCCAGCCGGCGGGCAGCCAGGCCTCACCGAAGTGCAGATAGGCGACCCAGTTGCCGCCGCCGCGCAGCGCCTCCGTCGCCGCCATCGTCTCGGTCGCGGTCTGCGAACTCTCCACGTAGGGAAGGAAGTTCTCGCCGTACGTGCCGAGCAGCAGAAGCGGGACCACCCACCAGGCGGTCGCCAGGAGGACCCCCGGCACCCACCACGCGATCAGCTTCCGCTGCCGTGGCCCGGGCGGCCGGGAGAGCAGATAGAGCCCGACGGGAAGCAGTGAGGCCAGCGTGGAGGCCGCATTGACGCCACCCATGAACGGGATGATCAGCGCCGACCGCAGCGCGGCGACCCGCGCGGCGTACCGCTCGTCGGTCAGCGGCAGCAGCACCCACGGCAGAAGGGCACCGGGCAGCGCGGCAGCGGACGTGGACCCGACGACGACGGTGAAGACGGGCCACAGCGCGTACGCCACGGCCGCCACCAGCCGCGACGCCCCGCTCCCCACCCGCAGCCGCTCGGCCAGCCGTAGCGCACCCCAGAAGGCCACCGACACGATCAGCGACAGCCAGAGCCGCTCCGCGAGCCACACCGGCAGCCGTACGACATCGGCGAGCCAGTAGAACGGCAGCATCGGCCACAGATAGCCCGAGTACTGGTTCTGGATCCCGCCGAAACTGCCCTCGTCCTGCCACAACTGCCCGAGGTCGGCGAGGAACTGCCCCGGATCGACCGTCACGCCCAGCTTGGTGTCGAACGTCTGCCGCCCTGGCTGCACCGCCAGCAACAGCACGAACACCACGGCCCAGAACCCCAGCAGCCAGCGCCGCGAGCGCGGCCCCTCCGACGGCCCAGAGGCGGGGGCGGAGGTGGGCACGGCTGCCGGGGGAGGAGCCTGGACCGTGGTCGTCGTCATGGTGGGCACCGCCTGAGGATGAGGAGGAGGTTCCAGGTGGCGAACTCGCGTATGCCGGGCGCCTTCACGACGGCCTCCGCGAGGAACGGCCAGTAGCGGGAGCGCGCCGAGACGACCTCTACGTCGTCACGGGCGCGGACCTGACGCAGAGTGGCGCCGATGTGCACGGCGAACAGGTTCTCGCCGAGAGTGTGCTTGGCGGCCCGTCCGGTACGGCGCCGGTAGCGGGCCCGGGCCCGCTCGGCACCGAAGTAGTGCCAGGGGGCCCACTCGTGACCGCCCCACGGGGACAGCCAGTTCGTGAACGACACGTAGATCAGCCCACCGGGCCGGGTCACCCGGGCCAGCTCGCTGAGGAACGTCTGCGGATCGGCCACATGCTCCAGCACATTGGAGGAGAACGTGACATCGGCGACACCGTCACGCAGGGGGAGCAAGTACCCGTCGGCGACGACGGCCCCTTCGGGCGGCTTCGCACCGAGTTCCGCCACGTCCGGCTCGAAGAGGTAGGCATACGCACCTCGCCGCCGGAACTCCTCGGTGAAATACCCGCCACCACCACCGACATCGACGACGGTACGCCCGGCGACGGGACCGTCGTAGGCCTCGACTTGATCGACGGCGTCACGGGCGAGCAGTGAATAACAAGCCTCGGGATCGTCCTGCTCATGAAGAAAGGCCCGGAAGAGAGCGAGGGACCGCCGAAAGGAGGGGTCCTTGACAACCGGGGGTGGTGAAGCGCCCCGATAGGGGCGCGGGGCTGTGACATTTTCGGCTCCGCCGCGTGAGCGCGACCAGCCACGACGCACCGGCACTCGCGAGCCGGCCGACCCACTACGGCGTTTAGGCGTCACGGCGTACGGCCTCCGAAGCAACCGCCAGGAACTGCCGCACAGTCCGGTCCCAGCGATAGCGCGCCGCCCGGTCCCGCGCGGCCTTGCCCATCAACTCCCGCCGATGTCCGGACAACGCGAGCGTGCACCAGGCGGCGGCAAAGGACGATTCCCCGGCGGCAAGCACCCCCGTCTCCCCGTCCACGACGGAATCCCGCAGCCCAGGCACATCAAAGGCAATGGTCGGCGTCTCCCGGGTGGCGGCCTCGGTGACGACGAGCCCCCACCCCTCCACGGCCGAGGGATGAAGCAGCAGCCACGCCGCACACAGCAGCCGGTGCTTCTCCGCCTCCGGCACATGGCCGACGAACTCGACGCCGGGCCCGGCAAGTTGCTCAAGAGACGCCCGCTCGGGCCCGTCCCCGACGATGACGAGCCGCCCCCCGGTCACGGGCCGCACCCGCTCCCACAACCGCAGCAGCAGATCGATCCGCTTGTACTCGACCAGCCGCCCGACGGCCACGAACAGCGGCTCCGGCGAGCGGTCACCCAGGGGGCCGGGCTCCTCCACACCGTTGTGCACCACACGGATACGTTCCCGGTCGACGCCGATCCCGCGCAGCGCCTGCGCGGTCGACGGAGACACGGCAACCATCAGACTCCGTTGCTGCGCACCGGTCAGCGCCCAGTGCTCCAGTCTTCGCCCGAGCCGCGCGGCAGGCGCCAGTGCCCCGCCGAACCGCATCTTCCACAAGTCGGTGTGTACGTGGTTGACCAGGCACAACGTCGGCCCGCGATGCCAGAGGGGGGCGAAGTACGGCATCCCGTTGCAGACCTCGACCAGCAGATCGCAGTCACCGACCTGACGGGCGAAGGCGGACCGGGCACGCAGGTAGTGACCGTAGGAACCACCGGCGGACACGACCCGGTAGTCGCGGTAGGCCGCGGGGCCCCCGCACAGGAGGGTGACCTGGTGGCCGAGGTGGGTCAGTCCGTCGGCGAGACGGTCGACCAGCAGCTCGGAGCCGCCGGCGGACCGGTTGCCCAGGTCACGGTGGGCGAGAAAAACGATTCGGCGCGGATGTGGGGGAAGCGCCGGAGGGTGCTGCTGCGACGCCCAGGGGAGGGTGGCGCGCAGCTGGGAAGGCACGTGCTGGGGCATGGGTGCTCCAACTCGTCTCAGGGTGCGGAACTCAGCGTGGGGGAGGGAGGGTTTGGTTCCTGTGGGGAGATGCGGTGCTTCTCGGACTTTCTCGGGGTTTCTCGGGCCTCTTACGGTCGTCCTGCGGGGGCTGTGGACAGGCTGTGTCCGGGTGGGGTTGGACAGTTTTCGCCCAGCCGTTCGCCACGGCTACTCACCGACGTGACAATTTCCGGCTTTATTAGAGCTGACGTCACGTCACATTGTGAGCGACGGCTGGGGCATCTCGACCGCACCGGGAGATTCAGGGCGCTTCCGGCCTCGTACCACCAGAACGCCACCCACCACCGCAAGCACGAATCCCGCCCCAGCAGTCCCGATCGGCAGCATCTCGCCCACCATGCGCAGCAGACCGCTGTCCCGTTTCGCCTGCCGTACGGCCTCTTTCTGTGTGGCCGTGGTGAACGCGATCTTCTCGCTGTCCAGCAGCACCGCCGCGTCCTTCTCGCCGCCGGGCGCCCGCAGGGTGCGGCGCGGGCCGGTCTGCGCGTAGATCACACGGCCCGTGGCCTGATCCACGACCAGCCTGAACCCGTGGTTGGAGTACCACTCCTCGGCCAGCACCTGCGGCCGGTCCGGCTCGTCGACGAGGGTGCCGGGGACGAGCCGGGTGCCGACCTTGCGGGGCGCGACCGTCCCGGTGAACCGGTATCCCGTGTAGCCCTGGATCTTCTCGGTGCCGTCGTACCGCAGGGTGATGGTGGTCCCGCCGGTGTTGTCCCACCACTGGTAGGAGCGTTTCTCCACGTCGAACGGGAACTTCAGATACGCCTCGCCCTCGATGTACGGCGTCTCCTCGCAGCAGTGCACCGGCTTCGTCGTGGTGCGGTCCATCACCCAGCGGTGCGGGGTGAAGTCCAGTGCGTCGTGCGGGTCGTCGGCCGGCAGCGACTTGTCGGTGTCGACGGTGGTGATGACGTCCCAGACGGCGTTGCCGCTGCGCTCACTTTCCGCCACATTGCCGCGCACGCGCTGGGTGACGGTGATGTTCTGGTCCGGCACGGTCTCGACCTTGTCGGTGTCGAAGACGCTGCCGGTGCCTTTGTAGACGGCGGTGGTGTCGATGTCGATGGGGTTCACGGCGGCACGCGGGGCCACGTACCAGGCGAGCATGGGCGCCAGTACCAGCAGAAACGTGCCGAGGCCCAGCAGGATCAACGAGGCAGGTGAGGCTGTACGGCGCATCCGGCACTCCTGGGGGGTTGACGCGTGGTCGATGCACTGTCGGTGCACGGTCGTTGCCTGGCCGTTCTTGGGCCGGGAACCGTAGGCGTCCCTTGACGGAGTGTCAATGTCTTGACGGGATGTCCCCGCTTGTCGAGACTGAAGCCGACAGGCAGGGGTCGGGTACAGGCTGGCACCACCGGGGTGGGGACGACCTCCGGATGCAGAGAGGCTGACCCTGCGATGTCCAGAATGCTCGCCGCCGCGCTGACCGTCGCGCTCGCCGCCGTACTCGCGGTGGGTGCCGCGCTCGGCGTCGTCGCGCTGCTGGAAGCGACACCCGACCAGCCGAACACACCCTTGATCACGTACGAGCAAGCGGGCCAGGGGAGTTGACCGTGGCCGCGACCCGCTCCACGGCATCCCCGGCCTCCCCGGTACCCCCTGCCACCCCGGCCGCGCCCACCCGCTCGGCCTGGCGTGACGTACCGCGCTTCCAGGTCCGCCGGTTCGCGGAGCTGGTCATGGCGGACGCCCCAGCGCTCGCCGAACAGATCCTGCGCGAGATCCAGCGCGAGTACCCCCAACTGCCCGTCGTCCTCGACGAGTCGGGCGAGCCCATGGCCCTGGTCGGCATACGGCGCGCGATCGAGGTCTTCGTCGAGCACCTGGAGAAGTCGGAGGGCCGCCCGACCGTACCGCCGGGCGTCTTCCAGGACTTCGGCCGCGGCGAGGGCTACAACGGCCGCTCCCTGGACTCGCTCCAGGCGATCTACCGGTTGGGCGTACGGCTGGCCTGGCGCCGTTTCGCCGAGATCGGCCAGCGCGTCGACATTCCGCCGCCCGCGATGTACGAGCTGGTGGACGCGGGCTACGAGTACCTGGACGGCCTGGTCGACCAGTCGGTGCGCGGCTACGCCGAGGCGGCGGCACGGCAGGCGGGCGAGCGGCTGCGTCTCCAACGCCGCCTGATGGAACTGCTGTTGGCCGAACACCACCGGGGCGATCCGGCGGACGCCCTGACGGAGCGGGCGGCCCGGATCGGCTGGCCGCTGCCCGAGAAGGTCGCCGTGGGCGTGTTACTGCGCCCGGCGCGGGAGGCGGTGGCGCCGGCCGTGGGGCAGGGGGTGCTGCTCGACATGGAGTACGAGCAGCCGCGCATGGTCGTCCCCGAGCCGGAGGCCGGCGGCCGCCCCGAACTGCTGCACCGGGCCCTGACCGGCTGGGCGGGCGCGATCGGCCCCCGGTGCCCCTGGCCGACGCGGCGAAGTCGCTGCGCTGGGCCGAGGCGGCCGTACGCCTGATGGAACGGCGGCTGCTGCCGGCCGGCGACGTCCTGTACTGCACCGAGCACACGGAAGCTCTCGTGCTGCTGCAGCCCGAGGAACTGATCGACGACCTGGCGGTGCGGTGCCTGGCACCGCTGGAGCACTGCGGGCCGACGCACGGGCGGCGGCTGGCGGAGACGTTACTGGCGTGGCTGGAGACCAGGGGCGGGGCGCCGGAGGTGGCGGCCCGTCTGGGAGTCCACCCCCAGACGGTTCGGTACCGCCTCCGCCAGATCCGGGAGCTGTGGGGCGACGAGATGGACGACCCGGATCGACGGTTCGAGCTGGAGCTGGTGTTGCGGGCCCAGCGGTTGAGGGGGGCGCTGGGGGAGGCGCCTAGGTAGAAGGTGCTGGTTGCTCAGTACCTGCTTTCAGGTGGTCTGACGGGCGGGCTCGGTGCGGCGGGACGGGGTGCGGGCGGACGCGGCGCGCAGGCGTCGGCCTCGGCGCGTGAGTCCCCAGGGCTTGAGGATCGAGATCACCGTCATGAAGACGTACGCCGACAGCGACACGATCGGCCCGAACAGGACGTCCCCGGCGTCGGGCAGCGGCCCGCCCGCGGCGATCGCCTCGACCGCGGAGTTCACGCCGGGGCGCAGGGCGAAGACGGTGGCGGTGGTCGTGCCCAGGGTCACCCAGAACTTGACGTAGACCCAGCGGTGCCGCGCCAGCCCCCACTGCGTGCCCAGCGCCAGTACGAGCCCGCTGAGCAGCGTGAGGGAGGCGACCGGCAGCAGGAGCCAGTCGGCGAACAGCTTCATGGCCCGCACCGACGCCTCCACGGTCACCGCGGACCCGGTGGTGGCCGCGGTGACCCCGAGCGCGAGCAGCCCGAGCGTGAGCCCGAGCCAGCCGGCGGAGGCGATGACATGGACGACCAGGGCGGCCCGGCGGGCGGGCCGGCTCAGTTTCCTTGATGACGTGGAAGACCTGGAAGAGGTGGAGGACATGGACACCACCGTGCCGGGCCAGGTCGCCGAGGACGTCTGACGGCGGGAGTAACCCCGCGTACTGACGTCGGCGTACCCGGCACCGCCCGCCCTGCTCCGTTCGCCGCCTTCGTCGGCGAGTGGGACCTGTGGGCTGTCGCCCGCAGCGTCGGCCCCTTCCGGACGGAGTTCGCCTGGCTGGAGGGCGGCGCCTTCCTCGTCCAGCGCTCGGACGTCGTCCCGGAGACGTCCCTCCCGGGCGAGTGGGGCCCGAACGCCCCGTTCCCCGGGTGGGGAAGCCGCAGAGCTGAGCGGGACTGACCGAAGGGGCCGACGGGGCAGGAATCGAGCCGGTCCGCGCAAGGCCATTGCCGGGGGAAACGCACTTTGAGTAGCCTGTGTTCGTTATTCCGATCGGCTGTTGAAATCTCGAACGCAGCCTCGCATGCAAGGGAGGGGGCCGCACGTGGGACGCCTCGTACCAGCCGTGACCCGGGCTCTCGACATTCTCGAGCTCTTCCTCGACGGGGACGGGACGCTCTCCGCCCCCGACATCGTGCGCAAGCTCCAGTTGCCGCGGACCACCGTGCATGAGCTGGTGACCACTCTGGCCGCTCGGTCGTACATCGTCCAGGTGCCGGGTCAGCCGGGACGGTACCGCCTGGGCGTACGGCCGTACCAGCTCGGCAGCCGGTACGCCGAGCAGCTCGACCTCGCGGCCGAGGGGCAGCAGGTCGCCCGGTCCGTCGCGGAGACCTGCGACGAGACCGTGCACGTGGCGATCCTGGAGGGCACGGACGTCATCTACATCGCCAAGGTCGACTCGACGCACGCGGTGCGGATGGTGTCCGCGGCGGGCCGTCGGCTGCCTGCCCACTGCACGTCGGTCGGCAAGATGCTGCTGGCCTCCCTTCCCGACTCGGAGCTGTCGTCCCGTATCCCCGACGGGGCCGAGCTCGTCGCCATGACGCCCAACAGCATCACCGAGCCCGGCGCGCTGCGCGAGGCCCTCGCTGAGATTCGGCAGCGCGGCATCGCCGTCGAGAGCCGGGAGTCCAACCCGGACGTGTCGTGCGTGGCCGCGCCGGTGCGGGACCGTACCGGGCAGGTCGTTGCCGCGCTGTCCATCTCCGTGCCGATGATCCGCTGGAGCGACGAGCGGCTCGCCGAGCTGGAGCAGCTCTCCGCCAAGGGGGCCGCCGAACTGTCGGAGCGCCTGGGGCACCGGAGCGTTGCGTGAGGGCGCCGTACGAGGTGGCGGTGCGTGCGGAGGCGCAGCTCGGTGAGGGGCCGACCTGGGATCCGGCGAGTGGCCGGCTCGTCTGGATCGACATCCTCGGTGCGCGGATACACACCTACGACCCCGTCTCCGGGCGGCGCACGGTCCGTACGACGCACCAGCACATCGGCGCCGTCAAGCCGCGCGTCGGCGGCGGGCTCGTCCTCAACCTCCGGGACGGCGTGGCGGTGCTCGACCCGGACCACAGCTTCCGCTGGCTGCATCACGAACCCGTCTCCGGCCGCCGCGCCAACGACGCCGCAGTCGCGCCCGACGGGTCCCTGTGGGCGGGCACCATGCGCTACGACGAGGCGCCGGGCGGCGGCACCCTGTCCCGGATCACCGGTGAGGCCTCCGTCGAGGTGGTCCTCGACGACGTGGCGGTGAGCAACGGCACGGGCTGGAGTCCGGACGGGCAGCTCATGTACTACATCGACTCGCCGACGCGCCGCGTCGACGTCTTCGACTTCGCCGACGGGCGGGCTCTGAACCGGCGCCCGCTGGTCGAGATCGAGGACGGCGCCGGCTTCCCGGACGGGCTCACCGTCGACGCCGAGGGCTGCGTGTGGGTGGCGCTGTGGGAGGGCTCGGCGGTGCGCCGGTACACGCCCGACGGTGAGTTGGACCGGGTGGTCCCGCTTCCCGTGCCCCGGGTGACGGCGTGCGCCTTCGCCGGCCCCGACCTGACCGACCTGTACATCACCACGGCCCGCGTCGGCCTCGCCTCGCCGCCCGCGCTGTCGGGTTCGGTGTTCGTGGTGCCGGGCGCGGGGAAGGGGCTGGCACAGCCGGCGTTCAAGGGCTGAGGCGGCCGTTGTCCGGGGGGTCGAGCGCCCGCGCAGCGTCGCGTCACATCCGGGATCTCAGTACGTCGACCTCACAGCCCGGCGCGGACGGGTCGAAGCCGTGCTCGACCAGCCAGCGAACCCCCAGCAGGCTGCGCAGCGACCACCACGCGCGGATCACGTCGAGGTCGACGTCGGTGCCGTACCCGGCGATGACGTCGCCCAGGTGTTCCTCGTGTCCGAGCGTCAAGGTGGCGAGGTCGTACAGGGCATCGCCCCGGCCCGCCTCCGACCAGTCGATGATGCCCGTGACCTCGTCACCGTCGACGAACACGTGAGCGATCTGCAGATCGCCGTGCGTGAACGCCGCAGTCCACGGCCGGAGCGCGGCCTCGGCGACCTGACGGTTGCGCGTGACCAGGTCGGCGGGCAGGACACCGTTCGTCACGAGCCACTCGCACTCGCCGGCGAGCTCCGCCACCAACGCGTCGACGCTCCGGCCTGCCCGGCCGGGCCGGGGAGGCAACGGCGCGTCGTGCAGCTTCCGGACGGCGGCACCCGCCGCGGCCCACGCCGCCGGGGACGCGTTCGACGGCTCGCCGAGGCGGCCGAGCGCCGTCCCCGGGACCGCGGCGATCGCCAGCACGGGAGGCTTGCGCCACAGGACCTCCGCGGTCGGGACCGGCACCACCGCCATCGCCTCGACCTCGACGTCGATACGCGCCTGATCGGCGTCCACCTTCAGGAACACGTCGCCGACGCGCAGGGTCGCGCGCTCGGAATGGGCGACGACGACCTTGACCTCATCCATGGCGACGAGTATCCCGAACCGACCGTCCGCGCCGCCGGGAATATCGCGAGCGACTGCGCGACTGACAGCAGCCCCGACACCCCTACCCCAGCCCCGCCGACTTCCGCTCCTCCGCGGTCAACGGCGGTCCGTTGAGAGCCGGCTTGAGCGGGCCGATGGCTGCGGCCAGTAGGACGGACGGGGACAGCAGTACCTCGGCGGCGCGTTCCAGGGACGTCACGTCCGTGACTCGGCGGGCGATTCGGCCGTTGCCGGTGGCGGTGTGCATGAGGCGGCCCACGTAGGCCGCGACGAGCCGTTCGCGGAGGGTGGGGCCGGTTTCTGTCGCGCCCGGGTAGAAGACGTCCTGCCCGATGGCGAGGTCCCAGGCCGCGCCGACCGGGCGGGCCACCGCCTTCTGGACGCGGCGTGACAGGCCCGGTGCGGCCCAGCCCTGACGGCCTATCACATTTCGCAGGATCACGGCGCTTTGGGCGGCGACCGCCAGGCCATGGCCGTAGACCGGGTTGAACGCGGCGAGGGCGTCACCGAGGACGACGAAGTTCTCCGGCCACACCGGCATCCGCTCATAGAAGTAGCGGCGATTGACGGTGGCACGGGTGACCGACACGTCGGACAGCGGCTCCGCGTTCTCGAGCAGTTCGCCGATCAGCGGGTGGCGCAGCTTCTCGCGGGCCCACGGAACGAAGTCCTCGGCCACGTCGGTGGGTTCGCCGCCCCGGGTGCCGGACAGGGTGACGATCCACCGGCCGTTCTCGATCGGCAGCAGGAAGCCCGCCCGGCCCGGTCCGCCGGCCCGTGGGTCGGGCTGCACGTTGACGACCGGGAAGCCGTCCCTGGCGTCCTCGGGGGCAAGGTAGAGCCGACTGGCGTACGCCAGCCCGGAGTCGACCTCGCGCCGCTGAGGTGCGGGAAGACCGAGGGCCCTGAGCCACCGGGGCGCCCCGGAGCCGCGGCCCGTGGCGTCGACGACCAGGCCTGCCCGGAGCATGCGCTCGGCGCCGTCGTGCGCCCGGATCCGTACGCCCGTCACGGCGGCGTCCGTACCGGCCAGCCCCACCGCTTCCGCCCGCTCGACCAGCTCGATCCGCTCGTCGGCGAGGACCTGCGCCCGGATCGTCGCGTCCAGCAGGTCCCGGCCGGCCAGGATCACATGGTGGGACTCGGGCCAGCGCCGGAACCAGCCCCGCGCCGACATGGCAACCACGTCCGTCGTGACCGGCAGGCGGCGCGCCCCGGCGTCCCGGAGCACCTCGGTGACCCCCGGCAGCAGCTCCTCCATGGCCCGGACCCCGCCCGACCACAGCATGTGCGCGTGCCGTGCCTGCGGCAGCCCCTTGCGGGGGTCCGGACCGCCGGGCAGGGTGTCCCGGTCCACTACGAGCACACGGTCGACGAATCCGGCGAGCACGCGGGCCGCGAGCATGCCGGTGTGGGATCCCCCCAGGACGACGGCGGTTCTGACGTCTGGGGCGGGGCGTTCATTCATGCGGGGGCACTCTCTGCCGGGGCGGTCGCTCGGGCGCGTACCGCCTCGATGTCGTTGGGATGGCGGAGGGCTCGGGACACGGCCTGGATCTCCCGCAGCAGATACGCGGTGTCCGGGCCGGACGGGGAGGCGTCGGCGTCGGCCTTCGGGGACCGTTGCCTGACGTCGACGGCGTCCAGGATCGTCACGGCCGCGGCGAGGGCCTCCGCCCGGGTGGGCTCGAAGCCGAGGGCGAGGGCCGCGTCGTAGGACCGTCCGCGCAGGTCCTCGTCGAGGTGCCGGGACACCTGCAACAGCCCGTCGCGGACGAACGTCTCACGGCGGATCAGCCGCAGTTCCGGGGTGCCGCGCAGGGTGATGGGCTCGCGTGCGCCGTTGACGGACCGCATCAGCACGGAGAGGGGACGCAGGTGCCGGTGGCGTCGCCGGATGCGCCAGCGCTCGTGCAGGTACTGGCCGGCGTGCGGGATGATGAAGCCCACCGCGACCAGGGAGGCGGAGACGCAGGCGGCCGACGGCGCCAGGTCGGTGCTCAGCCAGTCCAGATCGTGGCCCGTCCACCGGGCGACCACGGCGGTGAGCTTGGACGCGTCGAAGAGCAGGTTCGTCGCGTAGCCGACGCCCAGGAACCGCAGGCCCCAGCGCAGCCACGCGTCGAGGCCCTCGGTGCGGATCCAGTTCCAGATCAGCCGTGCCGTGATCGTGCAGGCCACGGTGTGCGCGAGAAGGTAGAGCAGGATCTGCTCGCGCATGAAGGGCGTAGTGGCGTAGTACGTGTCCAGGTCCCGCAGCCGTTCCACGGGAGCGTCCGCGAGCGCGAAGAGCGCCCACAGGGTGATGACCACGCCTGC comes from the Streptomyces sp. NBC_00443 genome and includes:
- a CDS encoding glycosyltransferase family 4 protein — translated: MPQHVPSQLRATLPWASQQHPPALPPHPRRIVFLAHRDLGNRSAGGSELLVDRLADGLTHLGHQVTLLCGGPAAYRDYRVVSAGGSYGHYLRARSAFARQVGDCDLLVEVCNGMPYFAPLWHRGPTLCLVNHVHTDLWKMRFGGALAPAARLGRRLEHWALTGAQQRSLMVAVSPSTAQALRGIGVDRERIRVVHNGVEEPGPLGDRSPEPLFVAVGRLVEYKRIDLLLRLWERVRPVTGGRLVIVGDGPERASLEQLAGPGVEFVGHVPEAEKHRLLCAAWLLLHPSAVEGWGLVVTEAATRETPTIAFDVPGLRDSVVDGETGVLAAGESSFAAAWCTLALSGHRRELMGKAARDRAARYRWDRTVRQFLAVASEAVRRDA
- a CDS encoding IclR family transcriptional regulator — its product is MGRLVPAVTRALDILELFLDGDGTLSAPDIVRKLQLPRTTVHELVTTLAARSYIVQVPGQPGRYRLGVRPYQLGSRYAEQLDLAAEGQQVARSVAETCDETVHVAILEGTDVIYIAKVDSTHAVRMVSAAGRRLPAHCTSVGKMLLASLPDSELSSRIPDGAELVAMTPNSITEPGALREALAEIRQRGIAVESRESNPDVSCVAAPVRDRTGQVVAALSISVPMIRWSDERLAELEQLSAKGAAELSERLGHRSVA
- a CDS encoding DUF3068 domain-containing protein, whose amino-acid sequence is MRRTASPASLILLGLGTFLLVLAPMLAWYVAPRAAVNPIDIDTTAVYKGTGSVFDTDKVETVPDQNITVTQRVRGNVAESERSGNAVWDVITTVDTDKSLPADDPHDALDFTPHRWVMDRTTTKPVHCCEETPYIEGEAYLKFPFDVEKRSYQWWDNTGGTTITLRYDGTEKIQGYTGYRFTGTVAPRKVGTRLVPGTLVDEPDRPQVLAEEWYSNHGFRLVVDQATGRVIYAQTGPRRTLRAPGGEKDAAVLLDSEKIAFTTATQKEAVRQAKRDSGLLRMVGEMLPIGTAGAGFVLAVVGGVLVVRGRKRPESPGAVEMPQPSLTM
- a CDS encoding DUF2269 domain-containing protein, whose translation is MSSTSSRSSTSSRKLSRPARRAALVVHVIASAGWLGLTLGLLALGVTAATTGSAVTVEASVRAMKLFADWLLLPVASLTLLSGLVLALGTQWGLARHRWVYVKFWVTLGTTTATVFALRPGVNSAVEAIAAGGPLPDAGDVLFGPIVSLSAYVFMTVISILKPWGLTRRGRRLRAASARTPSRRTEPARQTT
- a CDS encoding aminoglycoside phosphotransferase family protein, whose amino-acid sequence is MDEVKVVVAHSERATLRVGDVFLKVDADQARIDVEVEAMAVVPVPTAEVLWRKPPVLAIAAVPGTALGRLGEPSNASPAAWAAAGAAVRKLHDAPLPPRPGRAGRSVDALVAELAGECEWLVTNGVLPADLVTRNRQVAEAALRPWTAAFTHGDLQIAHVFVDGDEVTGIIDWSEAGRGDALYDLATLTLGHEEHLGDVIAGYGTDVDLDVIRAWWSLRSLLGVRWLVEHGFDPSAPGCEVDVLRSRM
- a CDS encoding SMP-30/gluconolactonase/LRE family protein, with product MRAPYEVAVRAEAQLGEGPTWDPASGRLVWIDILGARIHTYDPVSGRRTVRTTHQHIGAVKPRVGGGLVLNLRDGVAVLDPDHSFRWLHHEPVSGRRANDAAVAPDGSLWAGTMRYDEAPGGGTLSRITGEASVEVVLDDVAVSNGTGWSPDGQLMYYIDSPTRRVDVFDFADGRALNRRPLVEIEDGAGFPDGLTVDAEGCVWVALWEGSAVRRYTPDGELDRVVPLPVPRVTACAFAGPDLTDLYITTARVGLASPPALSGSVFVVPGAGKGLAQPAFKG